The following coding sequences are from one Paracoccus alcaliphilus window:
- a CDS encoding PQQ-binding-like beta-propeller repeat protein, translating to MDATLRLTLALATGLAVSACGNRDVPLPGERLDPLAVTSPDGPAVEGAPGVSSTALSLAAPRVNGEWTQPGGNAAHALGHVALGAGTSRIWSSPIGQPDGRRHRITADPVVAAGRVFAMDSRARVTATALSGGTAWATDLTPAGEPRDSASGGGLAYEGGRLYVTTGFGELVALDATSGGVLWRQRVDAAITGAPAVQNGTVYVVARNNVGWAIRASDGRVLWQVAGNPAPAGVMGAAAPAVAGDTVVLPFASGQLLAADTQTGTTNFTSQVAGNRTGRAIAVIRDMTGDPVISGNTLYGGTSSGRIGSFDMTSGMQNWSAREGAGSPVVAAGGSVFAVNDQAELIRLDAATGGVIWRVPMPYFTDQRPRKQDQVHVHYGPVLAGGRLFVASSDGLLRVFDPASGTLVGQGQIPGGAATAPVVAGQTLYVVGRDGQLHAFR from the coding sequence ATGGATGCCACGCTGCGACTGACATTGGCCCTTGCGACAGGGCTTGCCGTATCGGCCTGTGGCAACCGTGATGTCCCATTGCCGGGGGAACGGCTGGACCCGCTGGCGGTCACCTCGCCCGATGGTCCGGCGGTCGAGGGCGCGCCGGGGGTCAGTTCCACCGCGCTGTCGCTGGCCGCGCCGCGCGTGAATGGCGAATGGACCCAGCCCGGCGGCAATGCGGCACATGCGCTTGGCCATGTGGCGCTGGGGGCGGGGACGTCCCGCATCTGGTCCAGTCCCATCGGCCAGCCCGACGGGCGGCGTCACCGCATCACCGCCGATCCGGTGGTGGCGGCCGGGCGTGTCTTCGCCATGGACAGCCGCGCGCGGGTGACGGCAACGGCCCTGTCGGGTGGTACCGCATGGGCCACCGACCTGACCCCCGCAGGAGAGCCGCGCGACAGCGCCTCGGGCGGCGGTCTGGCCTATGAGGGCGGCAGGCTTTACGTCACCACCGGCTTCGGAGAACTGGTGGCGCTGGATGCCACCTCGGGCGGGGTGTTGTGGCGCCAGCGCGTCGATGCCGCGATCACCGGCGCGCCTGCGGTGCAGAACGGCACCGTCTATGTCGTCGCGCGCAACAATGTCGGCTGGGCGATTCGCGCCTCGGACGGACGGGTGCTGTGGCAGGTCGCGGGCAATCCCGCACCTGCGGGCGTGATGGGCGCAGCAGCCCCTGCCGTGGCGGGCGATACGGTCGTGCTGCCCTTCGCCTCGGGCCAGTTGCTGGCGGCGGATACCCAGACCGGCACTACGAATTTCACCTCGCAGGTGGCGGGCAACCGCACCGGACGCGCCATCGCCGTGATCCGCGACATGACCGGCGATCCGGTGATCTCGGGCAACACGCTGTATGGCGGCACCTCGTCGGGCCGGATCGGGTCCTTCGACATGACCAGCGGGATGCAGAACTGGTCGGCGCGTGAAGGCGCCGGCAGTCCTGTCGTGGCGGCGGGCGGATCGGTCTTTGCCGTCAACGATCAGGCGGAACTGATCCGGCTGGATGCCGCGACCGGGGGGGTGATCTGGCGCGTGCCGATGCCCTATTTCACCGATCAGCGCCCGCGCAAGCAGGATCAGGTCCATGTCCATTATGGCCCTGTGCTGGCGGGCGGGCGGCTGTTCGTCGCGTCCAGCGACGGGCTGTTGCGGGTCTTCGATCCGGCGTCTGGCACGCTGGTCGGTCAGGGCCAGATCCCCGGCGGCGCGGCGACCGCGCCTGTGGTGGCGGGCCAGACCCTCTATGTCGTCGGTCGCGACGGCCAGCTGCACGCCTTCAGATGA
- a CDS encoding tetratricopeptide repeat protein, whose product MSDPNYGFIDEVTDELRRERLFGLFRRYGWIALVVILGIVAGTIWVEYSAHQRNLAARAWGDAILAAEDSGDPAAIVAVDAQGSAGRAVVAALLAAGQFGENDDPAAAAEVLRGVIAQGGDDPVLTDLARLKLVMVAGPQMNPSERDAVLGELSRTGAPFELLALEQKAVALIEAGRDDDAITLIRQIQKKDGLSETLRRRLSEMMITLGAEPEPEDTAATEAAPAG is encoded by the coding sequence ATGTCGGATCCCAATTACGGCTTCATCGACGAGGTGACCGACGAGTTGCGGCGTGAAAGGCTGTTCGGCCTGTTTCGCCGCTATGGCTGGATTGCGCTGGTCGTGATACTGGGGATCGTTGCCGGTACCATCTGGGTCGAGTATTCGGCGCATCAGCGCAACCTGGCCGCACGTGCCTGGGGCGACGCCATTCTGGCGGCCGAGGACAGCGGCGATCCCGCCGCGATTGTCGCCGTCGATGCGCAGGGCTCGGCCGGGCGGGCGGTTGTCGCGGCCTTGCTGGCTGCCGGACAGTTCGGCGAAAACGACGATCCCGCTGCCGCGGCCGAGGTTCTGCGCGGCGTGATCGCGCAGGGCGGCGATGATCCGGTGCTGACCGATCTGGCGCGGCTGAAACTGGTGATGGTGGCGGGCCCGCAGATGAACCCGTCGGAACGCGACGCGGTGCTGGGCGAATTGTCGCGCACCGGCGCCCCGTTCGAACTGCTGGCACTGGAACAGAAGGCCGTTGCCCTGATCGAGGCCGGACGCGATGATGACGCCATCACGCTGATCCGCCAGATCCAGAAGAAGGACGGGCTGAGCGAAACCTTGCGCCGCCGCCTGTCCGAGATGATGATCACGCTGGGTGCCGAACCCGAGCCGGAAGATACGGCTGCCACCGAGGCCGCGCCTGCCGGTTGA
- a CDS encoding superoxide dismutase yields the protein MAFTLPDLPYAHDALADLGMSKETLEFHHDIHHKAYVDNGNKLIAGTEWEGKSLEDIVTGTYQAGAVAQNGIFNNASQHWNHNLFWEVMGPGAKSIPGDLEKALTEAFGSVDKFKEDFAAAGAGQFGSGWAWLVKDKDGSLKITKTENGVNPLCFGQTALLGCDVWEHSYYIDFRNKRPAYLDNFLNKLVNWEAVAARL from the coding sequence ATGGCTTTCACGCTTCCCGATCTTCCCTATGCTCATGACGCGCTTGCGGATCTGGGCATGTCGAAAGAGACGCTGGAATTCCACCACGACATCCACCACAAGGCCTATGTCGATAACGGCAACAAGCTGATCGCCGGGACCGAGTGGGAAGGCAAATCGCTGGAAGACATCGTCACCGGCACCTATCAGGCGGGCGCGGTGGCGCAGAACGGCATCTTCAACAATGCCAGCCAGCACTGGAACCACAACCTGTTCTGGGAAGTGATGGGTCCGGGCGCAAAATCCATTCCCGGTGATCTGGAAAAGGCCCTGACCGAAGCCTTCGGTTCGGTTGACAAGTTCAAGGAAGACTTCGCTGCCGCCGGTGCCGGCCAGTTCGGCTCGGGCTGGGCATGGCTGGTCAAGGACAAGGACGGCAGCCTGAAGATCACCAAGACCGAGAACGGCGTGAACCCGCTGTGCTTCGGCCAGACCGCGCTGCTGGGCTGCGACGTGTGGGAACATTCCTATTACATCGACTTCCGCAACAAGCGTCCGGCCTATCTGGACAACTTCCTGAACAAGCTGGTGAACTGGGAAGCCGTCGCCGCGCGTCTCTGA
- a CDS encoding sarcosine oxidase subunit gamma: MAEALARIARQDGLGMILIRADLTRAGDAIAEGTGLAIPATTRITTDGSRSLGWMSPDELLLILPATERPEALAALEQALMGEHALIADVSDMRAVFDVTGPHAADVIAKLSPTDLAAIPPDGLRRSRAAQTAVAFWHLPDGFRIIGFRSTADYLSTVLKNAATPGSTLAPR, from the coding sequence ATGGCTGAGGCTCTGGCACGAATCGCCCGGCAGGACGGGCTGGGCATGATCCTGATCCGCGCGGATCTGACCCGCGCAGGCGACGCCATCGCCGAAGGCACGGGCCTCGCGATTCCCGCCACCACCCGCATCACCACCGATGGCAGCCGCAGCCTTGGCTGGATGTCGCCCGACGAATTGCTGCTGATCCTGCCCGCCACCGAACGCCCCGAGGCATTGGCCGCGCTGGAACAGGCGCTGATGGGCGAACACGCCCTGATCGCGGATGTCTCGGACATGCGCGCGGTCTTCGACGTGACCGGCCCCCATGCGGCGGATGTGATCGCGAAACTGTCGCCAACTGATCTGGCGGCGATCCCGCCGGACGGTCTGCGCCGCTCTCGCGCAGCCCAAACCGCCGTTGCCTTCTGGCATCTGCCAGACGGCTTCCGCATCATCGGCTTCCGCTCGACTGCCGACTACCTTTCCACCGTCCTGAAAAACGCGGCCACCCCCGGCAGCACCCTCGCCCCCCGCTGA
- a CDS encoding sarcosine oxidase subunit alpha family protein, whose translation MSETRPFRLPQGGRLIDRAWQLPFRFDGRHLRGVIGDTIASALLANGQMLMGRSFKYHRPRGPIASGAEEPNALFGLGQGGRFEPNQRATTTPLVSGMILRRQNCWPSLEADLMAVNNWLSPLLPAGFYYKTFIHPRPFWKHLFEPIIRRSAGLGRAPKDRDPDRYEQAYAHADLVVVGGGIAGLTAARDAADKGGRVIVLEQNPHWGGRTPVDHEGGQGVIDALLDDLRGRDNVTLRRNTMATGLYDHGYLLARESLADHDPNQGIPRQRLWRIRAGHVVTATGALERPLSFACNDVPGVMLASAMRDFIVDYGVAPGQRIVVVTNNDDAYRSALVALDAGLEVVAVIDARPQATGPLPDALRERGTPVITGSGIARVRGTRHVEGVAICRQDGDGHVTGGFDCDVVAMSGGWSPVVHLYSHCGGKLIWDEGPAMFRPDPERPPLGADGQGMASATGAANGDLRCAGELERDEGATMPVWVMPQNASYKARSKMWLDFQNDVKVSDVELAAREGYASVEHTKRYTTLGMATDQGKISNINGLAILSDALNQPITQTGTTTFRPPYTPLTLAAIAAEARDDTFMPLRKTPMHDWHSRHGASWEPVGHWRRPYCYPRGTEDRQAAINREILAVRRSVGTLDASTLGKILVKGPDAGRFLDMIYTGMMSTLKLGKCRYGIICNENGFLIDDGVVVRLSEDSWLCHTTTGGAEHIHGHMEDWLQCEWWDWQVYTANLTEQFAQIAIAGPKARVLLERLGGDIDLSPEALPFMSFAEGELAGIPARIFRISFSGELSFEVAVPAGRGLELWEKLHEAGRDLDVTPYGTEAMHVMRAEKGFIMIGDETDGTVIPQDLGLGWAISKKKPDYIGKRAHARSHMTDGARWRLVGLESLDGKVLPDGAYAVDAGVNANGQRRVQGRVTSSYHSPTLDRPIAMGLVRHGPERMGQELEFPLPSGEVMKARITDPVFHDKEGARANG comes from the coding sequence ATGAGTGAGACCCGCCCCTTCCGGCTGCCTCAGGGTGGCCGCCTGATCGACCGCGCATGGCAACTGCCCTTCCGTTTCGATGGCCGTCATCTGCGCGGCGTGATCGGCGACACCATCGCCTCGGCCCTCTTGGCCAACGGCCAGATGCTGATGGGCCGCAGCTTCAAATACCACCGCCCGCGCGGCCCCATCGCCTCGGGGGCCGAGGAACCCAACGCGTTGTTCGGGTTGGGGCAGGGCGGCCGGTTCGAGCCGAACCAGCGCGCCACCACCACGCCCCTGGTGTCGGGCATGATCCTGCGCAGGCAGAACTGCTGGCCCTCGCTGGAGGCCGATCTGATGGCGGTGAACAACTGGCTGTCGCCACTGCTGCCGGCGGGCTTCTATTACAAGACCTTCATCCATCCGCGCCCCTTCTGGAAACACCTGTTCGAGCCGATCATCCGCCGCAGCGCCGGTCTGGGCCGGGCGCCGAAGGACCGCGACCCCGACCGTTATGAGCAGGCCTATGCCCATGCCGATCTGGTGGTGGTGGGCGGCGGCATTGCCGGGCTGACGGCGGCGCGTGATGCCGCCGACAAGGGTGGCCGGGTGATCGTGCTGGAACAGAACCCGCATTGGGGCGGGCGCACCCCGGTCGATCACGAAGGCGGGCAGGGGGTCATCGACGCGCTGCTGGACGATCTGCGCGGGCGCGACAACGTCACGCTGCGCCGCAATACGATGGCAACCGGGCTTTACGATCACGGCTATCTGCTGGCGCGCGAATCGTTGGCCGATCACGACCCCAATCAGGGCATCCCGCGCCAGCGCCTGTGGCGGATCCGCGCGGGCCATGTGGTGACGGCGACCGGGGCGCTGGAACGCCCGCTGTCATTTGCCTGCAATGACGTGCCGGGGGTGATGCTGGCCTCGGCCATGCGCGATTTCATCGTCGATTACGGCGTCGCGCCCGGTCAGCGGATCGTGGTCGTGACCAATAACGACGACGCCTATCGCAGCGCGCTGGTGGCGCTGGATGCCGGGCTGGAGGTGGTGGCGGTGATCGATGCCCGCCCTCAGGCCACGGGCCCGCTGCCCGATGCCCTGCGCGAAAGGGGCACCCCGGTCATCACCGGATCGGGCATCGCAAGGGTTCGCGGCACGCGCCATGTCGAGGGCGTGGCGATCTGCCGGCAGGATGGCGACGGCCATGTGACCGGCGGTTTCGACTGCGATGTGGTCGCCATGTCGGGCGGCTGGTCGCCGGTGGTCCACCTCTACAGCCATTGCGGCGGCAAGCTGATCTGGGACGAGGGCCCGGCGATGTTCCGCCCCGACCCCGAACGCCCGCCTCTGGGCGCGGACGGGCAGGGTATGGCCAGCGCCACCGGCGCCGCCAATGGCGATCTGCGCTGCGCGGGCGAACTGGAGCGTGACGAGGGCGCGACCATGCCGGTCTGGGTCATGCCGCAAAACGCCAGCTATAAGGCGCGCTCGAAGATGTGGCTGGATTTCCAGAATGACGTGAAGGTCAGCGATGTCGAGCTGGCCGCGCGCGAAGGCTATGCCAGCGTCGAACATACCAAGCGATATACCACGCTGGGAATGGCGACAGATCAGGGCAAGATCAGCAATATCAACGGACTGGCAATCCTGTCTGACGCGCTGAACCAACCGATCACGCAGACCGGCACCACCACCTTCCGCCCGCCCTATACGCCGCTGACCCTTGCCGCCATCGCCGCCGAGGCGCGTGACGACACCTTCATGCCCCTGCGCAAGACGCCGATGCACGACTGGCACAGCCGCCACGGCGCCTCGTGGGAGCCGGTGGGCCATTGGCGGCGCCCCTATTGCTATCCGCGCGGCACCGAGGACCGCCAGGCCGCCATCAACCGCGAGATTCTGGCGGTGCGGCGCTCGGTCGGCACGCTGGACGCCTCGACCCTTGGCAAGATCCTGGTCAAGGGGCCGGATGCGGGGCGGTTCCTCGACATGATCTATACCGGCATGATGTCCACGCTGAAGCTGGGTAAATGCCGCTATGGCATCATCTGCAACGAGAACGGCTTTCTGATCGACGATGGCGTGGTGGTGCGCCTGTCCGAGGACAGCTGGCTGTGCCACACCACCACCGGCGGGGCCGAACATATCCACGGACATATGGAGGACTGGCTGCAATGCGAATGGTGGGACTGGCAGGTCTATACCGCCAACCTGACCGAGCAATTCGCGCAAATCGCCATCGCCGGACCCAAGGCCCGCGTGCTGCTGGAACGCCTTGGCGGCGATATCGACCTGTCGCCCGAGGCGCTGCCCTTCATGAGCTTCGCCGAAGGTGAACTGGCCGGCATCCCCGCCCGCATCTTCCGCATCAGCTTCTCGGGCGAACTCAGCTTCGAGGTCGCCGTGCCCGCAGGTCGCGGGCTGGAACTGTGGGAAAAGCTGCATGAGGCCGGGCGCGATCTGGACGTGACCCCCTACGGGACCGAGGCCATGCATGTGATGCGCGCCGAAAAGGGCTTCATCATGATCGGGGACGAGACCGACGGCACGGTGATCCCGCAGGATCTGGGGCTGGGCTGGGCGATCTCGAAGAAAAAGCCCGACTATATCGGCAAACGCGCCCATGCCCGCAGCCATATGACGGACGGGGCGCGCTGGCGGCTGGTGGGGCTGGAAAGCCTTGATGGCAAGGTGCTGCCCGATGGCGCCTATGCGGTGGATGCGGGCGTCAATGCCAATGGTCAGCGGCGGGTGCAAGGGCGGGTCACCTCCAGCTATCACTCGCCCACGCTGGACAGGCCGATCGCGATGGGGCTGGTGCGGCACGGGCCGGAACGGATGGGGCAGGAACTGGAGTTCCCGCTGCCCTCGGGCGAGGTGATGAAGGCACGGATCACCGATCCGGTTTTCCATGACAAGGAAGGGGCGCGGGCAAATGGCTGA
- a CDS encoding sarcosine oxidase subunit delta: MLTLTCPYCGVKAEETELQPGGEAHLKRIGPKGSDQEFEDYLFARKNPKGVHFERWRHAYGCGKWFLAARDTATLQVFGTYKAQHPNPPDEIVAAVKAARPDWNPDWKQAE, encoded by the coding sequence ATGCTGACCCTGACCTGCCCCTATTGCGGCGTCAAAGCCGAGGAAACCGAGTTGCAGCCGGGCGGCGAGGCGCATTTGAAGCGTATCGGCCCAAAGGGATCGGATCAGGAATTCGAGGATTACCTGTTCGCCCGCAAGAACCCCAAAGGCGTGCATTTCGAACGCTGGCGTCACGCCTATGGCTGCGGCAAGTGGTTTCTGGCCGCCCGCGACACCGCCACATTGCAGGTCTTCGGCACCTACAAGGCGCAGCACCCGAACCCGCCCGACGAGATCGTCGCCGCCGTCAAGGCCGCCCGCCCCGACTGGAACCCTGACTGGAAGCAAGCAGAATGA
- a CDS encoding sarcosine oxidase subunit beta family protein, translating to MPTATSSRRYSIFAIAREALRQHSGWTRAWTSPEPRERYKVVIVGAGGHGLATAYYLGKNFGITDIAVIEKGWLGGGNTGRNTTIIRSNYLQDPSAAIYDKALKLYENLSQDLNYNVMFSPRGLIMLAQTEHEIRGYKRTAIANNLQGVATEWIGPQRLKQLVPIINLDGPRYPVLGGLYQPRGGTARHDAVAWGYARACSDMGMHIIQNCEVTGIETEAGQVRAVNTSKGRIGCEKLALVVAGHSSQLAEMAGFRLPIESVALQALVSEPIKPCMDVVVMANTVHGYLSQSDKGEMVIGGGTDGFNNFTQRGSWHHVEETVRALVETFPMISRLKMLRQWGGIVDMTGDRSPILSATPVGNIFVNCGWGTGGFKAIPGSGWAMAELVANGAPGALAADFGLNRFREGRFIDESVAAGVAH from the coding sequence ATGCCGACCGCCACATCTTCCCGCCGCTATTCGATCTTTGCCATCGCGCGAGAGGCGCTGCGCCAGCATTCCGGCTGGACGCGCGCATGGACCAGTCCCGAACCGCGAGAGCGTTACAAGGTGGTGATCGTCGGCGCGGGTGGGCACGGGCTGGCCACGGCCTATTATCTGGGCAAGAACTTCGGCATCACCGATATCGCGGTGATCGAAAAGGGCTGGCTGGGCGGCGGCAATACCGGGCGAAATACGACCATCATCCGCTCGAACTATCTTCAGGACCCGTCGGCGGCGATTTATGACAAGGCGCTGAAACTTTATGAAAACCTGTCGCAGGATCTGAATTACAACGTGATGTTCAGCCCGCGCGGGCTGATCATGCTGGCGCAGACGGAACATGAGATCCGGGGGTACAAGCGCACCGCAATCGCCAACAACCTGCAAGGCGTCGCGACCGAATGGATCGGGCCGCAGCGGCTGAAGCAACTGGTGCCGATCATCAATCTGGACGGGCCGCGCTATCCGGTGTTGGGCGGGCTTTATCAGCCGCGCGGCGGCACGGCGCGGCATGACGCGGTGGCCTGGGGCTATGCCCGGGCGTGCAGCGACATGGGCATGCATATCATCCAGAACTGCGAGGTGACGGGGATCGAGACCGAAGCCGGGCAGGTCCGCGCCGTCAATACCAGCAAGGGCCGCATCGGCTGCGAGAAGCTGGCGCTGGTGGTGGCCGGTCATTCCAGCCAACTGGCGGAAATGGCGGGCTTCCGTCTGCCGATCGAAAGCGTCGCCTTGCAGGCGCTGGTCAGCGAACCGATCAAGCCCTGCATGGATGTGGTGGTGATGGCCAATACCGTCCACGGCTATCTGTCGCAGTCCGACAAGGGCGAAATGGTGATCGGCGGCGGCACCGACGGCTTCAACAACTTCACCCAGCGCGGGTCGTGGCACCATGTCGAGGAAACCGTCCGCGCGCTGGTGGAAACCTTTCCGATGATTTCTCGCCTCAAGATGCTGCGGCAATGGGGCGGCATCGTGGACATGACCGGGGACCGCTCTCCCATCCTGTCGGCGACGCCGGTTGGTAACATCTTCGTCAACTGCGGCTGGGGAACGGGCGGGTTCAAGGCCATTCCGGGGTCGGGCTGGGCGATGGCGGAACTGGTGGCCAATGGCGCTCCGGGCGCGCTGGCAGCGGATTTCGGGCTGAATCGCTTCCGCGAGGGGCGCTTCATCGACGAGTCCGTGGCCGCCGGTGTGGCGCATTAG
- the ccmI gene encoding c-type cytochrome biogenesis protein CcmI: MFWILCAALIAVVTISVLMPFLRRRREAQPVAAYDLRVYRDQLREVERDLERGVINSEEAARLRTEIGRKVLEADRRLADAGGSAGPGATIGAVVVLVAVLAGAVALYLREGTPRMPDQPLAGRFAEAQAIYANRPSQAEAEAQAPARQAPPEPDETYQTLIAQLREAVARNPDDPQGLALLATHEMRLGNPEAARDAQARLVALQGEQPDADDLIRLATLMTEAAGGMISAEAEQHLAHALQIQPDNPQGRYLLGVLQIQTGRPDRAFPIWRRLLEEGPETAPWIASIRNNIGDLAWLAGVPDYQPPTPRTGPGPDADAIAAAGDMTDEERQQMVEGMVAQLETRLAEQGGSPEEWGRLISSLAVIGQQDRAALIWAEAQERFAASPEALATVREGAEQAGVAQ; the protein is encoded by the coding sequence ATGTTCTGGATTCTTTGCGCGGCGCTGATTGCGGTCGTGACCATCTCGGTGCTGATGCCGTTTCTGCGCAGACGCCGCGAGGCCCAGCCGGTGGCCGCCTATGATCTGCGTGTCTATCGCGATCAGCTGCGCGAGGTCGAGCGCGACCTTGAACGCGGCGTGATCAACAGCGAAGAGGCCGCCCGCCTGCGCACCGAGATCGGCCGCAAGGTGCTGGAGGCCGACCGCCGTCTGGCCGATGCCGGCGGCTCTGCCGGGCCGGGTGCGACCATCGGCGCGGTGGTGGTGCTGGTGGCGGTGCTGGCGGGTGCGGTGGCGCTCTATCTGCGCGAAGGCACGCCCCGGATGCCGGATCAGCCGCTGGCCGGGCGCTTTGCCGAGGCGCAGGCGATCTATGCCAACCGCCCCAGTCAGGCCGAGGCCGAGGCGCAGGCCCCCGCGCGTCAGGCGCCCCCCGAACCGGATGAGACCTATCAGACTCTGATCGCACAGCTGCGCGAGGCCGTGGCCCGCAATCCCGATGATCCGCAGGGTCTGGCACTGCTGGCCACGCACGAGATGCGGCTGGGCAATCCGGAGGCCGCGCGCGACGCGCAGGCGCGGCTGGTCGCATTGCAGGGCGAACAGCCCGATGCCGACGATCTGATCCGCCTTGCCACGCTGATGACCGAAGCCGCGGGCGGCATGATCTCGGCCGAAGCCGAACAGCATCTGGCCCACGCCTTGCAGATCCAGCCCGACAATCCGCAGGGGCGCTATCTGCTGGGCGTGTTGCAGATCCAGACCGGCCGCCCCGACCGCGCCTTTCCGATCTGGCGCCGGCTGCTGGAGGAAGGGCCGGAAACCGCGCCGTGGATCGCCTCGATCCGCAACAATATCGGCGATCTGGCATGGCTGGCCGGGGTGCCCGATTATCAGCCGCCGACGCCCCGCACTGGTCCGGGCCCCGATGCCGATGCCATCGCCGCCGCCGGGGACATGACCGACGAGGAACGCCAGCAGATGGTCGAAGGCATGGTGGCCCAGCTGGAAACGCGGCTGGCCGAACAGGGCGGCAGCCCCGAGGAATGGGGGCGGCTGATCTCGTCTCTGGCGGTGATCGGCCAGCAGGACCGCGCCGCGCTGATCTGGGCCGAGGCGCAGGAACGCTTCGCCGCCTCGCCCGAGGCGCTGGCGACGGTGCGCGAGGGCGCCGAACAGGCCGGGGTGGCGCAATGA
- the ruvX gene encoding Holliday junction resolvase RuvX has product MTFDDIAEFAAALPPLGALAGLDLGTKTIGVAVSDGMRQVASPITTIRRRKFTLDAADLLAIAAERGLTGLILGLPRNMDGSEGPRAQSTRAFARNLSRLTELPIGFWDERLSTVAAERALLEADTSRKRRAEVIDQVAAGYILQGALDRLRHLPPSAA; this is encoded by the coding sequence ATGACCTTCGACGATATCGCGGAATTCGCCGCCGCACTGCCGCCTCTGGGCGCGCTGGCCGGGCTGGATCTGGGCACCAAGACCATCGGCGTGGCGGTCAGCGACGGGATGCGGCAGGTGGCCTCTCCCATCACCACCATCCGGCGGCGCAAGTTCACGCTGGACGCCGCCGATCTGTTGGCCATCGCCGCTGAACGCGGGCTGACCGGGCTGATCCTTGGCCTGCCGCGCAACATGGACGGCAGCGAAGGCCCGCGCGCCCAATCCACCCGCGCCTTCGCCCGCAACCTGTCACGGCTGACCGAGCTGCCCATCGGTTTCTGGGATGAACGGCTGTCCACCGTCGCCGCCGAACGCGCGCTGCTCGAGGCCGATACATCGCGCAAGCGCCGCGCCGAGGTGATCGATCAGGTCGCCGCCGGTTATATCCTGCAAGGCGCGCTGGACCGTCTGCGGCATCTGCCACCATCCGCGGCCTGA
- a CDS encoding DUF1289 domain-containing protein, whose protein sequence is MAQQFTGPSMTDSRATPLSPCTNICVMHPREGICAGCYRTMDEIIAWGSLTAARRQAIMDELPARAPRISKRKRRG, encoded by the coding sequence ATGGCGCAACAATTCACCGGGCCATCCATGACCGACAGCCGCGCCACTCCTCTCAGCCCCTGCACCAATATCTGCGTGATGCATCCCCGCGAAGGCATCTGCGCCGGTTGCTATCGCACGATGGACGAGATCATCGCCTGGGGCAGCCTGACCGCCGCTCGGCGGCAGGCGATCATGGACGAGCTGCCCGCCCGCGCCCCACGCATCAGCAAACGGAAACGGCGCGGCTAA
- a CDS encoding DnaJ C-terminal domain-containing protein, whose protein sequence is MAGDPYADLGVGKSATEAEIKKAYRRIAKTDHPDLNPDPAAAERFKAASAAYELLKDPEQRRRFDAGEIDAQGQEKPQRRYYREHAEAAGSPYSRGYGFDSDPDLSDVFSDLFGRRAGGFAGGFGGQQRNFAMRGQDYRFALEVDFLTAARGGKTRITLPEGGDLEVTIPKGVRDGQTIRLKGKGGPGTGSGGPGDAYLAISVAPHPDFRREGDDILLTLPIGLDEAVLGARVAAPTIDGPVNLTIPKGASSGQKLRLRGRGVNGGDQQIELKIVMPPKVDDELARFFEEWRKQHAYDPRAKPKPGG, encoded by the coding sequence ATGGCGGGCGATCCGTATGCAGATCTGGGTGTGGGCAAGTCGGCGACCGAGGCCGAGATCAAGAAGGCCTATCGCCGGATCGCCAAGACCGATCACCCCGACCTGAACCCCGATCCGGCCGCGGCCGAGCGGTTCAAGGCCGCCTCCGCCGCCTATGAGCTGCTGAAGGATCCCGAACAGCGTCGCCGCTTTGACGCCGGAGAGATCGACGCGCAGGGGCAGGAAAAGCCTCAGCGCCGCTATTATCGCGAACATGCCGAGGCGGCGGGCAGCCCCTATTCTCGCGGCTATGGGTTCGATTCCGATCCCGATCTGTCGGATGTTTTCTCGGATCTGTTCGGGCGTCGTGCGGGTGGTTTCGCCGGGGGATTCGGTGGCCAGCAGCGCAATTTCGCCATGCGCGGGCAGGATTACCGTTTCGCGCTGGAGGTTGATTTCCTGACCGCCGCGCGGGGCGGCAAGACCCGCATCACCCTGCCCGAAGGCGGTGATCTGGAAGTGACAATCCCCAAGGGTGTCCGCGACGGCCAGACCATCCGGCTGAAGGGCAAGGGCGGGCCTGGCACCGGCTCGGGCGGGCCGGGGGATGCCTATCTGGCGATCTCGGTCGCGCCGCATCCCGATTTCCGGCGCGAGGGCGACGATATCCTGCTGACCCTGCCGATCGGTCTGGACGAGGCGGTTCTTGGTGCAAGGGTCGCCGCGCCGACCATCGACGGGCCGGTCAACCTGACGATCCCGAAAGGGGCCAGTTCGGGGCAGAAGCTGCGTCTGCGCGGGCGCGGGGTGAATGGCGGCGATCAGCAGATCGAGCTGAAGATCGTGATGCCGCCGAAGGTCGATGACGAACTGGCCCGGTTCTTCGAGGAATGGCGCAAGCAACATGCCTATGACCCGCGCGCAAAGCCGAAGCCGGGGGGATGA